A stretch of DNA from Oryza brachyantha chromosome 9, ObraRS2, whole genome shotgun sequence:
ataatcaccccctAATTAGGCAGTAATGCAAAATGATCTGAAACCATTTATTCTCATGCGTGATGTTACTCTGCCACATTATAGTGTAACCATAGCAATATTGAGTGGCCATAATGGCACATCACTCCTCCCAACCCCACAAAACCCAAATCTTTGTGGCCCACATTAACAAATCACCCAAGATTCCCtggccatcatcatcatcagaatttagggctcctcctccccaccccTCCCCCCTTCTTCAACCACTAGCCCCCACCCCCCACAACCAACAAAATTTCACCCCtctccatcaccaccaccacctgaccctccttttcccctctcctctctcccactgtcTTTGCACACACCCCCACTTTGACTTTGACTactccccaccaccaccaccaccaccaccttctccaCTCTCACTTCCACTCTCTTCTTCGGCTAAACCCTCCTCAAAAACCTCATtagtggaggtggtggtggtggtgggatggggaactgcgccgcctcccgcctcgccggcggtggcgggggaggcggaggcgggtgGGGGGACCCCGTGGCGGTGTGCCGCGACCGGAAGCGGCTCATAAAGGCGGCGGCTGACCGAAGGTTCGCGCTGGCCGGGGCGCACGCGGCgtacgcggcggcgctgcggtCGGTCGCGGACGCCGTGGACGTGTTCGTGGCGCGGCacaccgcgccggcgccgataCTTATTACGCTCCCCaccccgacgtcgtcgcctcccGGCTCgcccaaggcggcggcgggggcggccacggcggcgctgaCGTCgacgggggaggcggcggcggcgcgggaggaggagggggagcggACGGTGGAGGTGGATGACGGCGGGGCGCAGTCGCCGGAGCTGGGGTGCCCCTACTACTACGCCccgccggagacgacgacgccgccgcctcctgcggctccggcggctggcgggtgGGATTTCTTTAACCCGTTCTAcggggcggaggaggtggcggcggccgcggccatcAGCGACGAGGAGATGCGCGCGGTGAGGGAGCGGGAGGGGATCCCGgagctggaggaggcggaggaggaagacgacgagggGGCAAAGGCGGCGAGCGCCAAGACCCCCAAGGCAGCGGGGGCCTCTCTCGGAGTGGCCAAGCAAGAAGAGGGTAAAGACGTtggcgaggtggcggcgagcaACAATGGCGGAGGACTGGAGGTGGCCGTGTCGCAGCCGGGGCGCGAGCTGCTCGCGGCGCTCAAGGAGATCGAGGAGCTcttcgcgcgcgccgccgaggccggccAGGAGGTGACCGGCATGCTCGAGGCCGCCTCCCGTGTCCCAGAGCTCAAAGGTCTCGCCTTTACTGCGTTCCATAACTTTACTTGCCTcgatttctctctctttcttacTGCCACTTACTCGATCTATGCCACTCGCATCGTACTGCCGAGAATGGATCACCAAATCCCTTTTTCTGTTTGTGGAAATTGCAAGGTTTTTGGGTGTAAAGCTGCGAGTTTTGAGTGGTTTCGAAATAGATCTTTTATCCAACAAAGGCATTTGTTAGAACTTGGATACCTTTTTATACTCAGGGGTATCATGGAATTTAGATGGTACTGTTCTTTGTTTAGGACCGCCTGTGCCTCTGGAGATTAGACAGAgcatatttcataaaaaagtgCCTTTAAATATTCTTGGCTGATGTAATAGCCACCCACTGTCAATTTGTTATCCCTTTTTCTACTTTGCAGTCATTTCATTGgaccaatgtttttttttatccctttTGATGCTACTATATGGGTTGCTTGATGATTGTTGATAGCCAAAGGGATTCTTTTCGGGCTGCAAAAGGCTAAAGTCACCTGCTTGATGATTAGTGTCATGAATCTGTTCTTTCAGTTCTTCTGTTAGAGAGATTCATTAACACTGTTCCTTCGTTTGCAATACATTGTCAGCACATGGTATTATGATATTATCACTTGCTAGTATGTGTGTAATGCTTAACCTTTGTATTCCTTAATTGCTGCAGAAAATTCATCAAAAATAATCCACGCCATTACATGGCATCGATCCCCGTCATCTGTGTCCTCATCGTACAGGAGTGAGCTGGGAGCGAGCTCGAATAGTTTGTCATGGACTGACAAGAGTGAAACTAAGAGTGATATATTCGATGATTATGGTGGGATGAAGTCAGGAAGTCACTCACAGACTTTAGGGAGATTGTATGCCTGGGAGAAGAAACTCTATGAAGAAGTTAAGGTGTGTTATTGATGTCTTAGTTCATGATTCCATTTGATTTTACTGAGCTCTTAATCCTCATGTATCTGCATGTCGTGTAGtcatttgatattttaatGTGGCTgcacaaataaagaaaagagtgCATATTGGATTATCTTTATGTGCATGGCACTATCGTTCCATTCCATCTATGGTTGAAACGCTTAATTATCTGAGATAAAGTGGCACACTTTGTGATCAAATTAGTGTATGAAGCTAAGTTTGGAACCTACCCTGGGTGCTCTGGACGTGGGTCATCTCACTGACAGTGTTATATGATGTATCAATTTCAGAGCACCACAGTTTATGTTGTTTGTTGGGCTCTCTGATTGTTCCATTTTGTACTCTGTTAGCATGTTCAGAAAATGCGTTTTTTAaagttaggtggtgtttagattgagaaaatttttgagagaactgtcacgtcaaatgttttgaccggatgtcggaaggggtttttggacacgaatgaaaaaacgaatttgacggctagcctagaaaccgcgagacgaatcttttgagcctaattaatccgctgctagcacatgttggttactgtagcacttatgactaatcatgaactaattaggctcaaaagattcgtctcaagatttcttccgtaactgtgcaattagttttttggttcatctatgtttaatgttttatttaggtgtccaaagattcgatgtgatgtttttagaaaaaaattttgggaactaaacaaggccttatctAATGTATTCTcatcatattaaaattatttggcACTGTACAGGCTATAGATCAAATCCGACAAACTTATGAGAAGAAGTGTGTGCAGCTGAGGAACCAAGACGCCAAAGGTTCAGAGCTGCGCTGCGCTGAAAAAACTAGGACGACTGTTAGAGACTTGTACACAAGGATCTGGGTTTCTCTACGGGCAGCGGAATCCATATCtgataaaattcaaaaattgcgGGATGAGGAACTGCAGCCACAACTTGTTGAGCTGTTGCAGGGGTAAGCTGACCTTAAATCCATATGTGTAGGAGTAGGACTGTTATGCCATTCCTGTTGTTAAAACTGACGGCTTGCTTGCCTTCTTGGCAGGTTGACAAGAACTTGGAAAATAATGGTGGACTCACATGAAACCCAGAGACAGATAATGTTTGAGGTGAATTCATTCACATGTCCTGCTTATGGCAAATTCTGTAACGATGCCCAGCGGCATGCTACTCTTAAGTTGGAGGCTGAACTGCGGAATTGGAGGTCCTGCTTTATGATTTATGTCAACGCTCAGAAAGCATATATTGAAGCTCTTGATGGTTGGCTGTCGAAGTTTATTCTAACAGATACCATCCGCTACTCTAGAGGGATATCATCGATTGCACCTGATAGGTCCAGTGCTCCACCTTTGGTTGTGATTTGTCATGACTGGTACACTACGCTGTCAAAGTTTCAAAACAAGCGGGTAGCTTTCACCATGAGAAACTTTATCAGAAGCGTGAGAGTGCTATGGCTCAAGCAAGGGGAAGAGCAACAGCAGAAAAGAAAGGTGGACAGTCTTGCAAAagagatggacaagaagatcACTGCTTACAAGAGAGCAGAAAACAAGGTTATTGAGACCAAGCTCCTGGAGCACAGGCCTGAGCAGGACGCTAAGCAGCGCATGGAGCAGCTGTCAGAGAAGAAGGAGATGCTGAATGTACTGAGGAAGAGGGTCGAAGCCGAGAAGGCGAAGCACCATGCTTGTATGCGTGACACGCACGACGTCACTCTCAACGGATTCAAGATCGGCCTGGCCAGTATATTCGAATCGCTGACCGAATTCTCCAAGGATTCTGTCAAACTCTACGAAGACCTTCTAACACATGCTGAACCCAAAGATTCAGAGAATGCTACCGAGAAGCGGCCCTGTGTGGAGGGGCCATACTCTCACATTTCAGTGGATGCTACATGACTTTTTAGTGCCCCCACATTTTAGTAGGAGCTTGTTGCATTTGCCCCAGTTTTTGGACCCCAAGAATCTGTGTGTTGATGTTAACCTGTAGAGTAGTACCATGTTGGttgtctctgtgtgtgtgtgtgtgtggggggggggggggggggggggggggttgtaGGGCCATTCTTGTGGGCATCTACTTACTGCTTGTAATTATTCGTTTAGTTTGATATCAGGAGAGGATTCTCTTTGTTGCCAGTGTTGCCGTTCTCTTGTCGCACCACATGGTTACCCTGTCATGCAATCTGGTCATGCCATGATGTTCTATCCATATGCTGGCGATATTGGGGCACTGAGCAGGTTTTGCACATGCAGGTATATTTTCAGCAgaaattcttttcttttttgaagttCAAGGATTTCTCTTCGCATAAATTAATCTCTGTTAGATACCTTGTGGAACAAATGGTCTCCAGGTCAGGTTTACATTATGAATTGACCACTGATCTTGAGCTGTGCCGGTATCACAGTTTTTGACAAATTTCGGTTGTTCCTTTGACAAATTTTGACTCAATTTACTGTTTGACATCtgaatttgtcaaaaaaaaacatttgaaaTTCTAACCGGAAATCGATTTCAAACCACATTAAAAGACCATGAAAACCGATGGGCTTTTGCCAGCTTTGCGAACCCTGCTCCAGGCTTTCCTGGAACTTTCCAACATGCTGGCAACGATGGCTGTTCGTCTGTATACCTGTACACCTCTGCATTTCAGTAGACAGCACGGCGGCACATCGGGCACTGGGCATGCCAGAGGAGCCAGTTGTCGATGCACGCCAGATGGAAGATGTGGCAGCACGCCGGCAATCTCCTGGCGCTCTCGCCGGCCTTGAAATCCTACGAGAGAGACGAAGAAGCTGTGAATTCAACTGCACCTGACATGACGCATCTCTGACTCGATCTTGCATCTGTTCTATTCATGGAAGAAAGCTAAGGCATGGTgttgtcgacgacgacgacgacgtacgTGAAGGCAGATGGGGCAGCTGGTGGCGTCCGTCTGCGACGGCGTGAGCTTGATCACCGGAagctcgtcgacggcggcccGCCGCATGCCCGCCACCGGGTGGCTCCGGTCGAACAGGTCGCCGCCGTTCATCTCTGCTCGACCATGGCGCGACGGCATAGCATTCAGCTAGACATAACCAATGGCACCAAGATCATAAACGTAACCTCCGTTAGCGCGCATTAATTGTGCTTTGCTCAAAATGAATGCTTAGGAGGCaagaaatttgattttgtcaCATCGAAGACTGTTTTGAGCTCCAGttaaaagtttctttaaagAACAAGTACAATATGTTTTAATATCATTGTATTTTCgctttcgcttatgcttataagctaaaatttaaatttttaaactttaattctagagttgattttagaaaaaaattttgtcataatttatttttcagccttgcttttagatcgttaagaacaagtatataaaaattttatttataaactttttcttttacaaatatatcgccCAATATAACCACAAACATAACTGAACGagacataaaataaaaaatgagaaaCGTTAGATAATTATCTATGCACGTTCtttaaaataaatgtattaaatatataagtaaaaaaataaatatggtggAGTCAACCTTATACCTGTTGGCTAATATGAACTTATAACTACAGGTAGGCTCTACCATTAAACTTTCTCTAGAAATATTCAGTTTGGTGATTTCAGCTAGACAGAGTGTAATTAAACGCATGGTGAAATTCAGAAAGCGTCAAATTTTCTTCAGTAGGAGTACCTGGCTATCCAACACCGTTGTTAAGGTAGGGAACACGGAGGtgcgcacggcgaggcgatCGATCAAGAGATTCCAGAACACAAGAAGCTGAGCTAGCCAGGATCGAGCTCGGTTAGTCTGCATCCACGGCGATGaaaacttttttctttgcacGAAGCAATTGATCCCAGCAGGCAAGAAACAGGCAGGAGCTAACCATGAGGCGAGCTCGAGTGGCGACGGAGTACTCGTCGCAGCACCATATCTTGGCGAGCGAGTCGACGACCTCCATGGCGATGAAAGCTCCGGAGATCGCCCCGATCAGCGTCCCCTGAACCATCCCGTCCTCGTTCGCGAAGCCCGCCAAGACGCCGACGATGGCGCCAATGATCGCACCGGCTTGCACGCATGCAGAGGCGCAGATGACAGCATCACATCATCATCAGCGACAGCGATCGATGCATCTACACAAAGGTGAACACGAACACGCGCGCGTACAGGATGATGCAGGTGGTGTGCAGTTTACCTGCGGCGAAGACGCAGGTGACGATGCAGCGGGTGATGTTGCCGCCGACGAGGCTAACCGACGAGATcatcgccgtctccgccgccgccgccgccgttgcttaGCTAGTAGTATATCAAATTCGGCGCGAGCTCATCACTCCAAAGCTGGTAGACGCATTGCAACCACTAGCATTAATCAGATATGAAAGCTAGCTCGATAATTCAGAGATCATACTCCTGCTACTCAAAGTTCAGATCGCCTATTGGCTATACACCAAAAACACGTGGAGCAAACATGATCATATATCTAGCTGTGCTTGTGCGCAATGCAATATATAGAATGTCAGGATCATCTGATTTACTTGTAACCGATCGATCCGGTTAGCTAGATTTCTCTGTCGGAGAAGCAGCGAATGCACATCACCAGTACAGCTTGGCCTAACAGTGTCAGTACTAGCAGGCAGCTTCCTGTCGCTAACTACGCGTCAGATCGATCTTctcgtagcagcagcagcagcagcagattaATGGCTATTGGTACTGGGATcatcacaagctgcatcaaagCAGGTAGAGATCGATGCATTGGTTGCGTATCTGCGGCGGGTGCGCCAAAACGAACGTGCCAACAACTGGGAAAAAgaagatataaattttgtaggatttgaatccttagaaaaaaaattcttatttatatttctttaatgAGTAAGGAAAACATAGGAAACTGGTAGGTTTTGAATGCTATAGAAAATAATTCCTATTTgttcatttgaaaaaaaaaggatgggTATTCAAAGggtcctatgaaattcctatggaatggcTAGAGAGGAAGAAATTTGGAGGAAAGTTAGCATGAGGTCAAATTTCCTGTAAACTTCCCTTTTAGTTATTATCTCTTCTCTAATTCTTGAATTTTCCTATGatccaatcaaacaatcaattttgtttttctctgtgTAATCCTCTTTTTACACTTatattcatatcaaaatccTATATTTGCTATGTTTTTACAGTCCGGCGTTTCAAACAGGACCTCAATAAtcatttgaaacaaaggatCCAGGCCTCAAACAATCCGTTGAAATACCTCAATACAAAGAATTTTCGGAGGAAAGTTAATATGAGATCCAAATCTTACAGAAATTTTCCTGTTGAGTCTACCACTCTTCTCTAATCCCTATCTTTTATTCATGGTTCATTCAAATGGACATTTCCATGTTTTTCGATCCTCTCTGTGTTGTATTACgcttataaaaaattctatacttttctatacatgttttttcagTCTTACGTTTTAAAGGGCCATGAGCTGACAAGTGACACCGATTGGTCCATCCATGTATGATTGGTCATTTGGGCTTCACCGGCATCACtgcagcagcatcagcagcagcagtagctgCATTTTTGTTGGCCGAGACAAGTAGATCGACGCCGTGAGGAGGCCGGGAATGGAGATGGAACATCCAACTACTTGGGCCAATTTGTATCATTTATGTCACCAGATATACTGGTGCAGTACCTAGATGGAGCTGTGTAGGAGTAATGGATACATGTCTCTTCAGATGGTCTCGCCCGTCTAATGACGGCAATCCGAGCCTGAATTTTGCCTAagtttataaactaatatttaaatttttaatcttaaagttgattttgaaattatttttatcgtattttatttttcagcattagttgttagatcgctaaaaatacagatataaaaatttgagCTTTTaactttcttaaaaaatatcttgaggtaccaaaaaattttagtacaaaattcCGGTAACTCAAGATACATTTTTACGttgaaaaatttagtatcttgaggtattttttaagtatgttaaaaatctctaaaatttttatttataaattattttatttataaatatatcgtttcgtctttctataaaaaaagcaaaaaagagaaaaggccTCCTTGATCGGAATTGGCGATACCATCGATTAACCGGGCTTTTCAATTGCATCTGTGTGTAGTACATCATAATATGGGCAGTGAGTacacgaatttttttttgagaaatattattatttttatgaaaaatcgtaaaattgAGGACCGTTTCAGGAAAACCGCAAAATTAGTAGCTTATCGAACTGCTGTAGGTCAATAGGGTACATATCGAACAATCAGAGTTCGACTGGGCACCCGATCGAATGGATACGACGTCGACAGGGCCTGTCAAACAATTGCAGTTCTACAGGGTCATGTCGTCCTTCCATTGGTCGACAGGGCAATAGCCTATCGAATACCATAATTTCGATTGCCCACTTTTTTGACTGACATCGGGTCTTTTTGTTGCATTCACTTACACCAAGAAACAACCATCAGCTTTTGGTGcattcttcttctttcctGGGTCTTTCGTTCCGTCATATTTCAAATAGCTTATCTAATTACAACAGACTAAAGAACATATGAAGATCGACAGGCTCATGGGTGCAGGCTGTCGAACAGCCGTTGGTCGACAGGGCACGCGATGACAGGTGGTGGGCCCGGTCGTCCTTCCCCCGTTCGATAGGGCCTCCTGCCAAATAGCATCCTGTCGACAGATCCCTATCGGCCATCCTCCGTTCGACAGGTATCTAATTTTACGAATTTTCGTAGATGGTCTTCAATTTTACGATtcttcataaaaataataatatttctcaaaaaaattcatgaagTTTGACACGTTGGCCTGCCTATTTGTTGGCTGTACTCTGCTTCCGTTTTGGGGGATATATGTCCAAACATGGGTTCTAACTGAAGTACCTAATGATTTTAAGTCATTGACAGGTAAATCCACTTTACTATGGCCCTTTTTAGCGATTGGTGAAGTCATTCGACCGTAAGTCAGAGGGTCGCTTTCCTCAAATTCGTGGCCATGGATCGTCTTTTTAGGACGGGGAgtgtaaaaaa
This window harbors:
- the LOC102717278 gene encoding protein ALTERED PHOSPHATE STARVATION RESPONSE 1-like, which produces MGNCAASRLAGGGGGGGGGWGDPVAVCRDRKRLIKAAADRRFALAGAHAAYAAALRSVADAVDVFVARHTAPAPILITLPTPTSSPPGSPKAAAGAATAALTSTGEAAAAREEEGERTVEVDDGGAQSPELGCPYYYAPPETTTPPPPAAPAAGGWDFFNPFYGAEEVAAAAAISDEEMRAVREREGIPELEEAEEEDDEGAKAASAKTPKAAGASLGVAKQEEGKDVGEVAASNNGGGLEVAVSQPGRELLAALKEIEELFARAAEAGQEVTGMLEAASRVPELKENSSKIIHAITWHRSPSSVSSSYRSELGASSNSLSWTDKSETKSDIFDDYGGMKSGSHSQTLGRLYAWEKKLYEEVKAIDQIRQTYEKKCVQLRNQDAKGSELRCAEKTRTTVRDLYTRIWVSLRAAESISDKIQKLRDEELQPQLVELLQGLTRTWKIMVDSHETQRQIMFEVNSFTCPAYGKFCNDAQRHATLKLEAELRNWRSCFMIYVNAQKAYIEALDGWLSKFILTDTIRYSRGISSIAPDRSSAPPLVVICHDWYTTLSKFQNKRVAFTMRNFIRSVRVLWLKQGEEQQQKRKVDSLAKEMDKKITAYKRAENKVIETKLLEHRPEQDAKQRMEQLSEKKEMLNVLRKRVEAEKAKHHACMRDTHDVTLNGFKIGLASIFESLTEFSKDSVKLYEDLLTHAEPKDSENATEKRPCVEGPYSHISVDAT
- the LOC102717551 gene encoding NEP1-interacting protein-like 1 isoform X3; its protein translation is MISSVSLVGGNITRCIVTCVFAAGVQAGAIIGAIVGVLAGFANEDGMVQGTLIGAISGAFIAMEVVDSLAKIWCCDEYSVATRARLMLLVFWNLLIDRLAVRTSVFPTLTTVLDSQLNAMPSRHGRAEMNGGDLFDRSHPVAGMRRAAVDELPVIKLTPSQTDATSCPICLHDFKAGESARRLPACCHIFHLACIDNWLLWHAQCPMCRRAVY
- the LOC102717551 gene encoding NEP1-interacting protein-like 1 isoform X1 produces the protein MISSVSLVGGNITRCIVTCVFAAGVQAGAIIGAIVGVLAGFANEDGMVQGTLIGAISGAFIAMEVVDSLAKIWCCDEYSVATRARLMTNRARSWLAQLLVFWNLLIDRLAVRTSVFPTLTTVLDSQLNAMPSRHGRAEMNGGDLFDRSHPVAGMRRAAVDELPVIKLTPSQTDATSCPICLHDFKAGESARRLPACCHIFHLACIDNWLLWHAQCPMCRRAVY
- the LOC102717551 gene encoding NEP1-interacting protein-like 1 isoform X2, whose protein sequence is MISSVSLVGGNITRCIVTCVFAAAGAIIGAIVGVLAGFANEDGMVQGTLIGAISGAFIAMEVVDSLAKIWCCDEYSVATRARLMTNRARSWLAQLLVFWNLLIDRLAVRTSVFPTLTTVLDSQLNAMPSRHGRAEMNGGDLFDRSHPVAGMRRAAVDELPVIKLTPSQTDATSCPICLHDFKAGESARRLPACCHIFHLACIDNWLLWHAQCPMCRRAVY
- the LOC102717551 gene encoding NEP1-interacting protein-like 1 isoform X4, whose amino-acid sequence is MISSVSLVGGNITRCIVTCVFAAAGAIIGAIVGVLAGFANEDGMVQGTLIGAISGAFIAMEVVDSLAKIWCCDEYSVATRARLMLLVFWNLLIDRLAVRTSVFPTLTTVLDSQLNAMPSRHGRAEMNGGDLFDRSHPVAGMRRAAVDELPVIKLTPSQTDATSCPICLHDFKAGESARRLPACCHIFHLACIDNWLLWHAQCPMCRRAVY